AGACCGCCGTCTTCGCTGCGGTGACGCTGCTTATGAGCAGCTTTGATACGGCAACGATTGCCGCTCACCAAGCGGCCCTGAATTTCGCTACAACACTGTATATGCTGCCATTAAGCATATGCATGAGTCTCACCATCCTTGTAGGCTTCGAGGCCGGCTCGGGACGAATGAAGGATGCCTGGAAGTACGCGAAACTCGGCATCAGCACAGCGGTTATCCTGTCGCTGATCACGGCTGTCATCCTGTTTATGGCCGGCCGCCAGGTTGCCGGATTATATTCCAACGAGCCTGCCGTCGTGGCGCTGATCCAGCAGTTTCTGCTGTTCGCGATCTTCTTTCAGATCTCGGACGCGATCGCCACGCCGACCCAAGGAGCGCTGCGGGGTTATAAAGACGTGAATGTCGCCTTCATGCTCGCTTTTCTGTCGTTTTGGGTGATTGGTCTGCCCGTAGGTTATGTTCTCGCCAACTACACCGATTGGCAAGCCTTCGGCTACTGGATCGGGTTAATCACGGGCCTTGCCGTCGGCGCTGCCCTGATGCTTATGCGTCTGGTCAAAGTTCAGCGCAAGTTCGCACGCCAGGTACATGCTCCATCCCGATCCGCATCCTAACGTCAGCCGAAGAACCTCTAAGAGACAGACCGTATTCTGCGGGAGTTTTTCTTGCGAAATATCTTTGACAGGCCTCTGAAGTTTCTGCTTTCTTACCGCTACAAAAAGACCGTCTCCATGCAGAATGCGTTCTGCAATGAGAGACGGTCTTTTTACTGACGTGTGCTGATTTTATTGGGACAACCGCAATGCCAAGTCGTAAAGCTCACGGTTAAATTCTTTCTTCGTGTTAACGACCTTGTCAATATCCGTGAGGACCAGCTCGCCCTTGATGATACCGCATCCTTTATCGGATTGGCCGTCAATCAGACTGCGAACCGCAAAATCGCCAAGACGGCTTGCCAGGTTCCGGTCAAACGGAGTTGGAGCTCCACCGCGCTGGATATGTCCGAGCACCGTTACCCGTGCATCGATCGAGGCATGGCACTCTTTAAGATCACATACGATGTCCTCGCCGCGTCCGACGCCTTCCGCTACGATGATGATACTGTGACGCTTGCCTTTTGCGAAATTCTCGCGCAAACGGGTTGCCACTTCATCAAGGTTGTACTCCACTTCCGGCACCAGAATGGTCTCTGCGCCTGAAGCAAGGCCCGCATGGAGCGCAATGTCGCCGCAGTGGCGTCCCATAACCTCTACAACGGAGGAGCGCGCATGGGAAGACATCGTGTCACGCAATTTATTAACGGCGTCTACAACGACGCTCACAGCTGTATCAAAGCCGATTGTATAGTCCGTATAGGAAATATCGTTATCAATCGTGCCCGGAAGGCCCATGGTTTTGATTCCGAGTTTGCTGAGCTTGTTCGCCCCGTGGTAAGAGCCGTCCCCTCCGATAACGACCAAGCCGTCGATGCCGTGCTGATTCAGAATGTCGGCACCCTTCTGCTGTCCTTCCGCCGTCTTGAACTCTTCACAGCGGGCGGAACGAAGGATCGTGCCTCCGCGCTGGATAATATCCCCTACGCTGCGAAGATCCATTTTGACGATGTCGTTCTCCAGAAGTCCTTGGTAACCACGCTGAATTCCATATACTTCAAGACCATAATACAGACCGCTGCGCACAACGGCGCGAAGCGCCGCGTTCATCCCTTGGGAATCGCCACCACTTGTAAGAACTGCAATTTTTTTAACCTCTGCCATGTTTCTTTTCCTCCTTCAATGTCACTCATGCTTATGCTTGCGAATCCATCGGCTGTTGACGTAGAAAAAAATCCGGGTCATCGGACTCTTCTTCATCAAACGCTTGGATACAGAGCGAACCAGTTGCTGCTCGCTGACTTTTGGATCGGATAAATATAACGCCAGTAACCCCTCAATGATCATACGATGAAAAGGGGTCGAGGGAATTGTTCTGACATCTTTCCGGGCCCACTCAACAATGGAAGCTATCCGGTTCAGCATCGTATCGGCATCTTCGTAATAATTACAAAAGTTCAGATCGCCGCCCAGCCTGTCTTCGTCTTGATCAATAAGATAATCCAGCATAATGTGGAGACTGCATACATTCGGAAAATAAGACGCATGAATGGACGAAGCATCCTCGTCATCCAGAAACGGATCGGTTGCAGCCAAGAATAGCATGAACACGCCCAAGGTTGATCCCGTTGCTGCCGCAAACTCGTTCCACCGCAGATGCGGTGTCCGGTGGGCATGCTGGGACCACCATTCAAGCAATGCCGCTTCCCTCTTATCCGGATGGATGTGCTTGTATACCTGCAAATCGGTATACAGCCCAGCCAAATCCCTTATATAGGGCTTTGCCGCTTCATATCCTGATAATTGACCGATACAATCCCGGCATTTCTGCACAAGACGGAGAAGGTAACCTCCATCCTCCCTTTCGGTCCGGAGGGCGTAATAATCGGCCGGCTCAGTCTCAGGCGAAACGGCATCCAGCATCGACTGATGGAGCTGTCTGAAATCCGCTGGGTCCAGCGAAGTACTACGGTCACATAAATTATCGAGATAATCGCTAATTGTCTGGTAAGCTACAATCAATGGAATGAGAATATGCTTCTCCGGCAGATTGGCTGCGGCATACACCGCGCCGCCCTGGCAGTGAAATCTTTTGGTATCTATACTGGCCAGTGCCTGCTTTTGTAGCTCCTCATCCGGAATTTGCTCAGCCTCCCGGCGCCACTTCTCCAATTCGATTCGCACTTCCGGGAGTATGAATTTGTACACCCGGCTCATCAGCCCGACCGGACTGCGCGGAACCTTACGGCTTAGCTCTTGATTATTCAATGAACTCTGCCTCCACATGGTTGTCTTTTTATACCTATCCAAATCAAACCTATTATAATATGATCGTTCATTTTGCACAAATAACACAAATCATTGACGACCTATGGCAGTAAACGCATCTTATAATCCATCTATCTCCATTCTGCGATATGTTATATACTAGTCGGAGCTGAATAACAGACCATGAACCTCACGAATAACGTTAGCTACGCCGGGTTCGTGAAAAGAACGGAGATCCCCAGCATGAAACTTCCCGCTACGCCCAGACCGGATCAGAACTGGCTGCGCGCCTTTATGTTTACGATATTTGGCACGACAGCCCTTGTCATTTCCTATTTTCCGCTATATTTCAAAGAAATCGGCTTCAGCAGCACGCAGATCGGTTATCTGTATGCCATCGGCCCGCTTATATCCATGTTCTCCAATATGATTTGGAGTTACACCAGTGACAAATACCGGACCATCAAACGCATCATGAACATTCTCATTATCGGACAGCTTGTCACGATGCTTGTTTTATGGCAGGTTGCAAGCTTCGGCGTAGTATTAATCACAATCAGTTTATTTTATTTTTTCTACTACCCGGTCTATCCCCTGGCGGATACGATGGCCATCCAAACGGCACAGAGGTACGGACGCAGCTTTACCGTTATTCGCGTATTCGGCTCACTCGGCTACGCGTTCTTCGCGCTTGCCATCGGATATGCCATCAGTGCCGCGGGTGCGTCGGCCACATTGGCTATCGGCATCGGCATCGGCGTATTCACGCTGCTCTGCTCGTTTCTTCTCCGCGACGGAGTTGCTGCCAAGTCGGAGCCTGTCGAGCTGGCAGCCCTTCTCAAAATATTGCGTTCCAAAGAAATATTGTGGTTCTTCGGCTGCACCTTCTGTCTTGCCATCGCCCACCGGATGAATGAAGCCTTTCTTACGCTTACCTTATCCGAGCTGGGAGCGGGTGAAGGACTCATCGGCTGGTCCTTGATGGTCTCGGCTGCCAGCGAGATCCCGATTTTCTTCCTCTTGAGCAAGTATGGCGACAAGATGAAGGAGCTGCCTCTGCTGACTTTTGCAAGCCTGATGTTCGCGCTCCGTTTTCTGCTCATGGCCCTTGCGGCTGACCCGTTGTCCGTGCTTGCGGTTCAATCGCTTCACAGCATTACCTTCGGCGTGTTCTATGTAACCGCGGTGCGCTATATTACAAGGATCATTCCTTGGCAGTACCGCGCGACCGGCATGGCTCTATTCATTATCTTCTGGTCAAGCGTTTCAGGACTTCTCAGCGGAGCCTTCGGCGGTCTGCTGTTCGAGGCGGCGGGAAGACCGGCCTTTTACCAGCTCGCAGCCCTCCTGGCCTTTATCGCCGGTCTCGGTTTTCTTTACCGGCACCTTTTTGCCAAGCCGGAGGATATGAATGTCGGCGGAATCAGCGCTTGACCCATTGAAATACAAAAAAGCACAGTTCTCTTAACCGAGAACTGTGCTTCATGCCTTGGTAATTCTATAAGATCTCCGTATTGGGAGCTAACTTACAGTTTTGTTACGTTGGCTGCTTGAGGACCACGGTTACCTTCAGTGATGTCGAACTCAACCGCTTGACCTTCTTCCAAACTCTTGAAGCCTTCTTCTTGAATTGCGGAGAAGTGTACGAATACATCCTCGCCACCTTCAACGGAAATGAAGCCGTAACCTTTTTCTGCGTTAAACCATTTAACTGTACCTTTCAAATGAACAACCTCCTAAAAATACCGCCATCTATGGCGAATATCCATATTATATCCCATGTTTTCTGACAATGCAATCCGTCAATTCGCCCTAAGGGGCTTTTTTTGAGCCACTATTTAACAGAAGATTATTTGCTTTTACGCCCGCCTGTGCGTTATCATTTACCCAAAAGCCTAAGTAGCAAACGGAGAATGCATATGATCAAAAAACATGAAATATACAAAAAAGACAAGTGGAACATGATGACGGTTGAAGTTCAGGGCCGATACATCGTTCTCCGCGAAATTTCTGACCAGTGGGGTGAAGAGACCCATACCTTTCTGAGTCGTCCAGCCTTGATGCACTGGGCTCAAAACCGTTTTCCCAAAGCAGATTTTGAAGGCCGGGAAGATGAGTGGAGAGAAATGATGGCTGCTTTTAAGCAGGTGTAACGAATGGATTATACGAATATTGTCATCTTCATTATTCTCGCGTTCAGTCTTGGTGCCATCATGATCATGTACCGGGATAAGATACCGCCGGGACTGAGGAAGGGGATGGCCCTGATTGCCGTCGCCTTCATCTTGTTTGCCTTTTACCTTATTGTATACAGTTTCTTGAATCTGGGTTCCTCGTAAATTTATAGGATGAAAGTGGCGGGTACGCGGCATACTATCGCTCGGATGCTTCAATTCGAGGAGGTATGATGCCATGAGAGGCGCCAAGGTGCTCTGCATTACGATTGCAATCAGCCTGATCGCTCTATCGACTGCCCGCAACGAAGTCTTATCTGAAGGAACCCGGACTCCAACTAATACCTATCATTCAAGGAGGATTTCCATGGAACAATTGTTAAAACGCGCTGATGTCCCTAAAGAGCATCAATGGAAGCTTGAAGATTTATTCGCTGACCAGAAGGCATGGGATGCGAGCTATGCGGAGCTGAAGAATCTTCTGAAACGCACAGCCGATTATCAAGGCAAGTTAACCAACGCGGCTTCCATTAAGGAATGCTTCGAGCTTGAGGACGAAATCTCATATCATGCCGAACGTTTATACGTATATGCGCACATGCATCATGATGAGGATACAGCAAACCCTACATATCAGGCGTTATCTGCCAAAGCCAAAAAATTGAATGTCGAAGCCGGAGAAGCCCTCTCCTTCATCACGCCGGAAATTCTGTCCTTGTCCGAAACGGAGCTTGACAAACTGATTGAAGACCCTACCCTCAAGGAATTCAAGTTTACGCTGTCCGAAATGAAACGGGAGAAGGCTCATGTTCTGTCCAAGACCGAAGAAGCGCTGCTGGCTCAGGTCGGCAACCTCTCCTCTGCGCCGCAGACCATTTTCGGCATGCTGAACAATGCGGATATGAAATTCCCGAAAATCAAAAACGAGGACGGCAAGGAAGTCGAGCTCACGCACGGCAACTATATTCAATTCCTGGAAAGTCCGAACCGCGAAGTTCGCGAGCGTGCTTTCAAAGCCGTGTACGAAACCTATGGCAAGCAGAAGAACACGATTGCGGCTACGCTGAATGCCAATGTAAACAAAAACATTTTCTATTCCCGCGTGCGCAAGTACCCTTCCGTTCTGGAAATGGCGCTCTATGGCGATAACATTCCGAAGGAAGTCTACACCAACCTGATCGATACCATTCACGAGAGCCTGCCGCTCCTCCACCGCTACATGGAGCTCCGCAAGAAGCTGCTGGGCGTGGATGAGCTTCACATGTACGATTTGTTCGCACCGCTTGTAGAAGAGTATAAGTGGGATATCACTTACGAAGAAGCGAAGCAAATGACCAAGGAAGGCCTGACGCCGCTTGGTGAAGATTATCTGAGCAGCCTGCAGGCGGGATATGACAACGGCTGGATCGATGTATACGAGAACGAGAACAAACGGACTGGCGCATACAGCTGGGGCGCTTACGGCACCCACCCATATGTGCTGCTGAACCATAAAGATAACCTGAACAGCATGTTTACCCTTGCACATGAGATGGGTCATGCGCTTCACTCTTACTATTCCGACAACGCTCTGAAATACCGTGACGCCCAGTACACCATCTTCCTGGCTGAAGTGGCATCTACAACGAACGAAGCGTTGCTGATGGATTACCTGCTGAAAAACGCCAAGGATCCGAAGCAGAAAATGTACCTGCTCACCTACTATGCCGATCAATTCCGGACCACGGTATTCCGTCAAACGATGTTTGCCGAGTTCGAGAAGATTGTGCACGAACGCGCGGAAGGCGGCGAATCCCTTACTCCTCAGGATCTATCCGACATCTATTATGAGCTGAACGTGAAATATCACGGTAAAGGCATGCAGGTAGACAAGGAGATCGGAATGGAATGGGCGCGAATTCCCCATTTCTACAACAGCTTCTATGTTTACAAATATGCGACCGGCTTCTCGGCCGCGACCAGCTTCTCCAAGCAAATCCTTGAGGAAGGCCAGCCTGCCGTTGACCGTTACCTCGGCTTCCTGAAGAGCGGCGGCAGCGATTACTCCATTAACATCCTCAAGAAGGCCGGCGTTGATATGTCCTCACCGGAGCCGATTCGTGAAGCGATGAGCGTGTTTGAAGACATCATCAGCCAAATGGAGCAATTGACGAAATAAACAGCCGCTATGGCAGTATGAGCGTATCTCAATTGACCAGTGGAATAAAATCCCTTGCCCTTTACAGGCAAGGGATTTTATACTGTTTGGAGGAAGGAGGTGTTCCCCATGAAAATTCAATGGTCGCTAATCGCAGCCTTATTGTTTGCCCTGATTACGGCTGTATTCGCCGTCATCAATGTCAATCCGGTCGCAGTGAATCTATTATTCGGCACAGTCAATGTACCGCTGATTCTGCTGATTATCGGGTGCTCGCTGATCGGGGGACTCATTGTCGGCACGTTCGGCATTTACCGTCAATATCAAATGCAGAAGGAGATCCGTTCGTTAGCCGAGCAACTTATACATATCCGTGAAGTAACGGGATACACCCCTGAAGTACAAGCTGCGGAAGAGGAAAGCAAGAAAGAACAGAAGGACGCCCCCGCTGAATAGGGAAGGCTGTTCGATTGAACCAAGGAGGCTGAACAATTAGTGGCGATACAACCGAATGAAACTTATGTGCTGAACCTGCTAAAAGAACTGCTCGATACACCGAGCCCAACCGGATATACCCATGACATCATGAAGCGGATCGAACAGGAAGCCGCAACGCTTGATGTTTCGCTCGAATGGAATGAAAAAGGCGGCGCCATTCTGTCCGTTCCCGGACAAGACGGCAGCCGTACGGTTGGTCTGAGCGCCCATGTGGACACGCTTGGCGCGATGGTTCGTGCCGTGAAATCAGAGGGCACGCTCCGTCTTACCTCCGTTGGCGGATACATGATGAACAGCATTGAGAATGAATACTGCATCATCCATACCCGCAGCGGCAAGAAATATACGGGCACGATCCTGTCCACGCATCCTTCCGTCCACGTATACAGCGATGCACGCGATTTCAAGCGCCAGGAAGCCCATATGGAGGTCCGGATCGACGAAATGGTGGAGTCGGCCGATGATGTGAAGAAACTCGGCATCGGGGTTGGAGATTTTGTTTCCTTTGATGCCCGTGCGGTCATTACGCCAAGCGGTTACATCAAATCGCGCCATCTGGATGACAAAGCCAGCGTCGCTGCCCTCTTCGGCTTGCTCGAAAGCATGAAGCGGGATAACTGGAAACCTAAACATAATGTAAAGCTTCTCATTTCGAACTATGAAGAAGTGGGACATGGCGCGGCTTACATTCCTGCCGACATCAATGAGATGATTGCGGTCGATATGGGCTGCATCGGCGATGACCTAAGCTGCAAGGAAACCGATGTATCCATCTGCGCGAAGGATTCATCCGGTCCCTATGACTATGACATGACCAGCCGTTTGATCCAGCTGGCCGAAAGCGAAGGCATTGCGTATGCGGTGGATATCTACCCTCATTACGGCTCTGACGCTTCTGCAGCACTTTCCGCGGGCAGCAACATCAAGGCCGCGCTGATCGGTCCGGGCGTCCATGCATCCCATGCCATGGAAAGAACGCATAAACAAGCCGTTCTTAACACCGTAAAGCTGCTGGCGGCCTACGTCAGTTGATCATTTTATAAACAACGTCTGTTCGCGTACTTTCACAAAAAAACATCCTCTCTTTAGAAGATGTTGTTGCTGTATGATCAAAATGGTTCAGCCACGCTGGCCTTATACTAACAAAGGGGCGTCCCGCCAAGGCATTATGCCTGGGGACGCCCCTTTATTTATGGATCGTGTGAATCCTTACGATTTCTTGCTCTTTTCAATCTTCTCCGCGAGCTCGTTCAGATAGGTCCAGCGCTCCATCAGATGCTCCAGCTCACGCTCCGTTTCCTCCTGAGCCTTCATCAGCTCCTGAAGCCTGGCTGCGTCGCTGCCGGCGGTCTCCATCTCGGATTGAATCGAAGCGAGCTTGCTCTCGGTATCCTCGATGAGCCCATCAATCTGCTCAAACTCCCGTTGTTCTTTGTAACTGAATTTCAAGCGCTCACGCGGCGCTTCTTTAGCTGAATCGCTGTCCCTGCCATCACTGCTCCCCGAAGCAGATTTGGCTATGGATGCTTCCGCCTTGCTCCCGGAAGCTTCACCGCCGTGACGCTGCATCCATTCCGCATATTCGCTGTAAGAGCCGACATGGACACGAATCTGACCGTCGCCCTCAAAGGCCATAATCTTGTCCACCGTTCGATCCAGGAAAAAGCGATCATGGGATACCACGATACAGACGCCCGGGAACTCATCTAAATACTGCTCCAGAACGGACAATGTCTGGATATCCAAATCATTGGTTGGTTCATCGAGCAGCAGCACATTCGGTGCGCTCATCAGCACCCGCAGCAGATACAAGCGGCGCTTCTCGCCTCCGGACAGCTTCGCAATCGGCGTCCACTGCAGCGCGGGCGGAAACAGG
This Paenibacillus sp. JZ16 DNA region includes the following protein-coding sequences:
- the pfkA gene encoding 6-phosphofructokinase, giving the protein MAEVKKIAVLTSGGDSQGMNAALRAVVRSGLYYGLEVYGIQRGYQGLLENDIVKMDLRSVGDIIQRGGTILRSARCEEFKTAEGQQKGADILNQHGIDGLVVIGGDGSYHGANKLSKLGIKTMGLPGTIDNDISYTDYTIGFDTAVSVVVDAVNKLRDTMSSHARSSVVEVMGRHCGDIALHAGLASGAETILVPEVEYNLDEVATRLRENFAKGKRHSIIIVAEGVGRGEDIVCDLKECHASIDARVTVLGHIQRGGAPTPFDRNLASRLGDFAVRSLIDGQSDKGCGIIKGELVLTDIDKVVNTKKEFNRELYDLALRLSQ
- a CDS encoding tetraprenyl-beta-curcumene synthase family protein, which translates into the protein MNNQELSRKVPRSPVGLMSRVYKFILPEVRIELEKWRREAEQIPDEELQKQALASIDTKRFHCQGGAVYAAANLPEKHILIPLIVAYQTISDYLDNLCDRSTSLDPADFRQLHQSMLDAVSPETEPADYYALRTEREDGGYLLRLVQKCRDCIGQLSGYEAAKPYIRDLAGLYTDLQVYKHIHPDKREAALLEWWSQHAHRTPHLRWNEFAAATGSTLGVFMLFLAATDPFLDDEDASSIHASYFPNVCSLHIMLDYLIDQDEDRLGGDLNFCNYYEDADTMLNRIASIVEWARKDVRTIPSTPFHRMIIEGLLALYLSDPKVSEQQLVRSVSKRLMKKSPMTRIFFYVNSRWIRKHKHE
- a CDS encoding MFS transporter; protein product: MKLPATPRPDQNWLRAFMFTIFGTTALVISYFPLYFKEIGFSSTQIGYLYAIGPLISMFSNMIWSYTSDKYRTIKRIMNILIIGQLVTMLVLWQVASFGVVLITISLFYFFYYPVYPLADTMAIQTAQRYGRSFTVIRVFGSLGYAFFALAIGYAISAAGASATLAIGIGIGVFTLLCSFLLRDGVAAKSEPVELAALLKILRSKEILWFFGCTFCLAIAHRMNEAFLTLTLSELGAGEGLIGWSLMVSAASEIPIFFLLSKYGDKMKELPLLTFASLMFALRFLLMALAADPLSVLAVQSLHSITFGVFYVTAVRYITRIIPWQYRATGMALFIIFWSSVSGLLSGAFGGLLFEAAGRPAFYQLAALLAFIAGLGFLYRHLFAKPEDMNVGGISA
- a CDS encoding cold shock domain-containing protein; the encoded protein is MKGTVKWFNAEKGYGFISVEGGEDVFVHFSAIQEEGFKSLEEGQAVEFDITEGNRGPQAANVTKL
- the pepF gene encoding oligoendopeptidase F, with protein sequence MEQLLKRADVPKEHQWKLEDLFADQKAWDASYAELKNLLKRTADYQGKLTNAASIKECFELEDEISYHAERLYVYAHMHHDEDTANPTYQALSAKAKKLNVEAGEALSFITPEILSLSETELDKLIEDPTLKEFKFTLSEMKREKAHVLSKTEEALLAQVGNLSSAPQTIFGMLNNADMKFPKIKNEDGKEVELTHGNYIQFLESPNREVRERAFKAVYETYGKQKNTIAATLNANVNKNIFYSRVRKYPSVLEMALYGDNIPKEVYTNLIDTIHESLPLLHRYMELRKKLLGVDELHMYDLFAPLVEEYKWDITYEEAKQMTKEGLTPLGEDYLSSLQAGYDNGWIDVYENENKRTGAYSWGAYGTHPYVLLNHKDNLNSMFTLAHEMGHALHSYYSDNALKYRDAQYTIFLAEVASTTNEALLMDYLLKNAKDPKQKMYLLTYYADQFRTTVFRQTMFAEFEKIVHERAEGGESLTPQDLSDIYYELNVKYHGKGMQVDKEIGMEWARIPHFYNSFYVYKYATGFSAATSFSKQILEEGQPAVDRYLGFLKSGGSDYSINILKKAGVDMSSPEPIREAMSVFEDIISQMEQLTK
- a CDS encoding LapA family protein yields the protein MKIQWSLIAALLFALITAVFAVINVNPVAVNLLFGTVNVPLILLIIGCSLIGGLIVGTFGIYRQYQMQKEIRSLAEQLIHIREVTGYTPEVQAAEEESKKEQKDAPAE
- a CDS encoding M42 family metallopeptidase, translated to MAIQPNETYVLNLLKELLDTPSPTGYTHDIMKRIEQEAATLDVSLEWNEKGGAILSVPGQDGSRTVGLSAHVDTLGAMVRAVKSEGTLRLTSVGGYMMNSIENEYCIIHTRSGKKYTGTILSTHPSVHVYSDARDFKRQEAHMEVRIDEMVESADDVKKLGIGVGDFVSFDARAVITPSGYIKSRHLDDKASVAALFGLLESMKRDNWKPKHNVKLLISNYEEVGHGAAYIPADINEMIAVDMGCIGDDLSCKETDVSICAKDSSGPYDYDMTSRLIQLAESEGIAYAVDIYPHYGSDASAALSAGSNIKAALIGPGVHASHAMERTHKQAVLNTVKLLAAYVS